A window from Halomicrobium urmianum encodes these proteins:
- a CDS encoding carbohydrate-binding protein, whose translation MHDRDTTDDGTEYGERESEATSGGSSRRRFLKASTAAAAGAFALGAGVSPAAARRTECSSQGSLSVGGGDFQVINNDWGTRVEGADIDMCAFANDDGSYGYEWETRSVGGSPNYPQALIGTKPWGSDTGVAEFPIRRGDVDQLEIEVDIDQSISGGEWDLAEEWWPMEQPPSRQTGPHVHEVMMVLDWGGGHDHYMEERNVWTDQYGNTVDYWADYDGGGTNADFHIFRVRGGLTSGRVDLTEVIEYLSQRHGIGDDLWLSGVELGNEYWQGAQGDVTCEQFDVTINGTTYSSGSSGGSTGGGSGGGSGGSDGGRSPYGGSPHAVPGWIQAEDFDRGGEGTAYHDATSGNEGGAYRSTDVDVEFCDEGGYNVGWIQSGEWWTYTVSADASGTHDLRARVASNDGGGSLTVEVDGSQVGSASFDGTGGWQSWTTVPLGAADVAAGEHVVRVRADDGGWNLNWIGFASGSGSDGGSSDGDGTDGGSSDGSTGGDGSGGGSSDPVATIDASSASVGVGERITLRVNDTSGSGRWIDSLEWDFGDGTTGTGWWQSHSYDAAGTYTVALTATANTGEATTHEVAITVS comes from the coding sequence ATGCACGATCGCGACACGACGGACGACGGCACAGAGTACGGGGAACGGGAGTCTGAGGCGACCAGCGGCGGAAGCTCGCGCCGGCGCTTCCTGAAGGCGAGCACCGCGGCCGCCGCCGGGGCGTTCGCGCTCGGCGCGGGCGTCTCGCCGGCGGCGGCCCGCCGGACCGAGTGCTCCTCGCAGGGCAGCCTCTCGGTCGGGGGCGGCGACTTCCAGGTCATCAACAACGACTGGGGAACCCGGGTGGAGGGCGCGGACATCGACATGTGCGCGTTCGCGAACGACGACGGCTCCTACGGCTACGAGTGGGAGACCCGCTCGGTCGGTGGCTCGCCCAACTACCCGCAGGCCCTGATCGGCACCAAGCCCTGGGGGTCCGACACCGGCGTCGCCGAGTTCCCGATCCGTCGGGGCGACGTCGACCAGCTGGAGATCGAGGTCGATATCGACCAGAGCATCTCCGGCGGCGAGTGGGACCTCGCCGAGGAGTGGTGGCCGATGGAGCAGCCGCCCTCCCGGCAGACCGGGCCCCACGTCCACGAGGTCATGATGGTGCTGGACTGGGGCGGCGGCCACGACCACTACATGGAGGAGCGAAACGTCTGGACCGACCAGTACGGCAACACTGTCGACTACTGGGCGGACTACGACGGCGGCGGGACGAACGCCGACTTCCACATCTTCCGCGTCCGCGGCGGCCTGACCTCGGGCCGGGTCGACCTCACCGAGGTCATCGAGTACCTGAGCCAGCGCCACGGAATCGGCGACGATCTGTGGCTCTCCGGTGTCGAACTCGGCAACGAGTACTGGCAGGGCGCGCAGGGCGACGTCACCTGCGAGCAGTTCGACGTGACGATCAACGGCACCACCTACAGCAGCGGGAGTTCTGGGGGGAGCACCGGCGGCGGGAGCGGCGGCGGCAGCGGCGGAAGCGACGGCGGACGGTCACCCTACGGCGGATCGCCCCACGCCGTCCCCGGCTGGATCCAGGCCGAGGACTTCGACCGCGGCGGCGAGGGGACCGCGTACCACGACGCGACGTCGGGCAACGAGGGCGGCGCGTACCGCTCGACTGACGTCGACGTCGAGTTCTGCGACGAGGGCGGGTACAACGTCGGCTGGATACAGTCCGGCGAGTGGTGGACCTACACCGTCAGCGCCGACGCGTCCGGGACGCACGACCTGCGGGCCCGCGTCGCGTCGAACGACGGGGGCGGCTCCCTGACCGTCGAGGTCGACGGATCGCAGGTCGGCAGCGCCTCGTTCGACGGCACCGGCGGCTGGCAGTCCTGGACCACCGTCCCGCTCGGGGCCGCCGACGTCGCCGCCGGCGAACACGTCGTCCGCGTCCGGGCCGACGACGGCGGCTGGAACCTCAACTGGATCGGGTTCGCCAGCGGCAGCGGGAGCGACGGCGGCAGCAGTGACGGCGACGGTACCGATGGCGGCAGTAGCGACGGTAGCACCGGCGGCGACGGCAGCGGCGGCGGATCGTCGGACCCCGTCGCGACCATCGATGCGAGCAGCGCGTCCGTCGGCGTCGGCGAGCGGATCACGCTCCGCGTGAACGACACGTCCGGGTCCGGGCGCTGGATCGACTCTCTGGAGTGGGACTTCGGCGACGGCACCACGGGCACCGGCTGGTGGCAGAGTCACAGCTACGACGCGGCCGGAACGTACACCGTCGCGCTGACGGCGACGGCCAACACCGGCGAGGCGACCACTCACGAGGTCGCTATCACGGTCTCGTAG
- a CDS encoding HAD family hydrolase, which translates to MDAVCFDMDGVLVDSEDYWIELERERVLPEALPDADVSVDELTGVYYEELYGILEEDYELAVEYDEFCSLYEGAAEDIYGEKVGLTPGVREVVDDLREAGVPVAMVTSSPPEWYEIVLDRFGLAFDATISAADLDGPGKPEPGIYEHAAAELGVDPGDCVAVEDSANGTLAASRAGMTVIGFGVGEAGHGIAESAADSVAEAPEALREQLFSRV; encoded by the coding sequence ATGGACGCGGTCTGTTTCGACATGGACGGAGTGCTGGTCGACTCCGAAGACTACTGGATCGAACTGGAGCGCGAGCGGGTGCTGCCCGAGGCGCTCCCGGACGCCGACGTGTCGGTCGACGAACTGACCGGCGTCTACTACGAGGAGCTGTACGGCATCCTCGAGGAGGACTACGAGCTCGCCGTCGAGTACGACGAGTTCTGTTCGCTGTACGAGGGCGCCGCCGAGGACATCTACGGCGAGAAAGTGGGACTGACCCCCGGCGTCCGCGAGGTCGTCGACGACCTGCGGGAGGCCGGCGTCCCGGTGGCGATGGTGACCTCGTCGCCGCCGGAGTGGTACGAGATCGTCCTCGACAGGTTCGGGCTCGCGTTCGACGCGACGATCAGCGCCGCCGACCTGGACGGTCCCGGCAAGCCGGAGCCGGGAATCTACGAGCACGCCGCGGCGGAGCTGGGCGTCGATCCCGGTGACTGCGTGGCCGTCGAGGACTCCGCGAACGGGACGCTGGCCGCGTCGCGCGCCGGCATGACCGTGATCGGGTTCGGCGTCGGCGAGGCCGGACACGGCATCGCGGAGTCGGCCGCCGATTCGGTCGCCGAAGCGCCGGAGGCCCTGCGCGAACAGCTCTTCTCGCGGGTGTAG
- a CDS encoding topoisomerase DNA-binding C4 zinc finger domain-containing protein: MHDGTHVLAGECTMVFDGSREREQRGDVIVLVKPDNTVLVHDADGYQPVAWLTRADSVTVEAGTVVARDGDELLRVVTHDEHGRARYPASVAGVPVGDCPDCRGTLVRADGAVSCAGCDARYGLPDDASVTGRRCADCDLPTVRAERGRAFEVCLDRDCDSLDERVRTAFDREWACPECGSDLRILRRGGLIAGCERYPDCDTGFSLPAGVIIDDCDCGLPVFETATGWRCLDARCERARAADAD, translated from the coding sequence ATGCACGACGGAACGCACGTGCTGGCCGGTGAGTGCACGATGGTCTTCGACGGCTCCCGCGAGCGCGAGCAGCGCGGCGACGTGATCGTCTTGGTGAAACCCGACAACACGGTTCTGGTCCACGACGCCGACGGCTACCAACCGGTGGCGTGGCTCACCCGGGCCGACAGCGTGACGGTCGAGGCCGGCACCGTGGTCGCGCGGGACGGCGACGAACTGCTGCGCGTGGTCACCCACGACGAGCACGGGCGCGCCCGGTATCCGGCCAGCGTCGCCGGCGTCCCCGTCGGCGACTGTCCGGACTGTCGCGGGACGCTCGTCCGGGCCGACGGCGCCGTCTCCTGTGCCGGCTGCGACGCCCGCTACGGGCTGCCCGACGACGCCTCGGTGACGGGCCGGCGCTGCGCGGACTGCGACCTCCCGACGGTCCGGGCCGAGCGCGGCCGGGCCTTCGAGGTGTGTCTCGACCGCGATTGCGACTCCCTCGACGAGCGCGTCCGGACGGCCTTCGACCGCGAGTGGGCGTGCCCCGAGTGCGGGAGCGACCTCCGCATCCTCCGGCGAGGCGGACTCATCGCCGGGTGCGAGCGCTACCCCGACTGCGACACCGGCTTCTCGCTGCCCGCGGGCGTGATCATCGACGACTGCGACTGCGGCCTGCCGGTCTTCGAGACCGCGACCGGCTGGCGATGTCTCGACGCCCGTTGCGAACGGGCGCGGGCGGCGGACGCCGACTGA
- the endA gene encoding tRNA-intron lyase, with the protein MDPTLAGDVVRAGSEGRERFYDSRGYGRPVDGDLELAPVEAAHLLYRGDLDSVDGMDFRAFLASAAVPEVAFFVYKDLRDRGFYLSPAREGWVDDPAGADFVVYPRGKGPWDDAVAYRVRVVGERETVPAAALGESVLAVVDEESEITYLETDRRAVDGTSDADVPPVEGDLLAERVLCWDPPADLYERAFYGQRLGDDETVQLSLVEAAYLAQRGALSVDGGEAALLERGHEVEGDRFDRRLAVYADLRERGVVPKTGFKFGADFRTYADVESADDLGHSELLVRVLAVDHEFAPRDLALDVRLAHGVRKTMTFALVGDDGIDWVSVERLTP; encoded by the coding sequence ATGGATCCGACGCTCGCAGGCGACGTGGTCAGGGCCGGGAGCGAGGGCCGCGAGCGGTTCTACGACTCGCGGGGCTACGGCCGACCCGTCGACGGCGACCTGGAGCTGGCGCCCGTCGAGGCCGCGCACCTGCTGTACCGGGGCGACCTCGATTCGGTCGACGGGATGGACTTCCGGGCCTTCCTCGCCTCGGCGGCCGTCCCCGAGGTGGCCTTCTTCGTCTACAAGGACCTGCGGGACCGGGGCTTCTACCTCTCGCCCGCTCGCGAGGGCTGGGTCGACGACCCTGCGGGGGCCGACTTCGTGGTCTACCCACGGGGGAAGGGCCCCTGGGACGACGCGGTCGCCTACCGCGTTCGCGTCGTCGGCGAGCGCGAGACGGTCCCGGCGGCCGCGCTGGGCGAGTCCGTCCTCGCCGTCGTCGACGAGGAGTCGGAGATCACCTACCTCGAGACCGACCGACGGGCCGTCGACGGGACCAGCGACGCCGACGTTCCGCCGGTCGAGGGCGACCTGCTGGCCGAGCGGGTGCTGTGCTGGGACCCGCCCGCGGACCTCTACGAGCGGGCGTTCTACGGCCAGCGGCTCGGCGACGACGAGACTGTCCAGCTCTCTCTCGTCGAGGCGGCCTACCTCGCCCAGCGGGGCGCCCTCTCGGTCGACGGCGGCGAGGCGGCGCTGCTGGAGCGCGGCCACGAGGTCGAGGGCGACCGGTTCGACCGCCGGCTGGCCGTCTACGCCGACCTGCGCGAGCGCGGCGTCGTCCCCAAGACGGGCTTCAAGTTCGGCGCCGACTTCCGGACCTACGCCGACGTCGAGAGCGCCGACGACCTGGGCCACTCCGAACTGCTGGTGCGCGTCCTCGCAGTCGACCACGAGTTCGCCCCGCGTGACCTGGCGCTGGACGTCCGCCTCGCCCACGGCGTCCGGAAGACGATGACCTTCGCGCTGGTCGGCGACGACGGCATCGACTGGGTCTCCGTCGAGCGGCTGACGCCCTGA
- a CDS encoding tryptophan--tRNA ligase, with the protein MTHDSSDAEGGDSRPPSDARADGGKPSGARRATSDLRSDGGTEAAGADDVALDPWGSTTVADYRKLFEQFGIEEFDELLDEVPDPHYLMRRGVIFGHRDYRPVARAMREGEDFAALSGFMPTGDPHIGHKLVFDEIIWHQERGADAHGLIADLEAHSARGLSWDEIDEHARSYVLSLLALGFDPEDGELYRQSENRAVQDLAFELGAEANFSELQAIYDFDGETDVSHMQSVVTQMADILYPQLEEPKPTVIPVGPDQDPHMRLARDLAARMRYFGVTEAYASFELDEEERPLVAEAYEALGADADEDDRVRCEDAADWLREHVDPGDARQRAVEKLDNAGKEPLRPRTRILNRNATEEAFDALIEAVEGEKRVYEAHVDAFDLSREAADELAREVELDHGGYGFLPPSSIYHRFMTGLTGGKMSSSIPASHISLIDDPEDGYDKVMSATTAGRETAEKQRELGGEAEECPVYELYAYLLAGDDDEFAREVYDECVGGERLCGGCKEQAAELMEEFLEEHQEKRAEWEDRLDELDIQLDSDR; encoded by the coding sequence ATGACGCACGACTCTTCCGACGCCGAGGGGGGCGACTCGCGGCCCCCGTCGGACGCGAGGGCGGACGGCGGTAAGCCGAGCGGCGCGAGGCGAGCCACGTCGGATCTGAGATCCGACGGCGGGACCGAGGCCGCCGGGGCGGACGACGTGGCTCTGGACCCGTGGGGCTCTACCACGGTCGCGGACTACCGGAAGCTGTTCGAGCAGTTCGGCATCGAGGAGTTCGACGAACTGCTCGACGAGGTGCCCGACCCCCACTACCTGATGCGCCGCGGGGTCATCTTCGGCCACCGCGACTACCGGCCGGTCGCCCGGGCGATGCGCGAGGGCGAGGACTTCGCCGCGCTCTCCGGGTTCATGCCCACTGGCGACCCGCACATCGGGCACAAGCTCGTGTTCGACGAGATTATCTGGCACCAGGAGCGGGGCGCCGACGCGCACGGCCTGATCGCCGACCTCGAGGCCCACAGCGCCCGCGGGCTCTCCTGGGACGAGATCGACGAGCACGCGAGGAGCTACGTCCTCTCGCTGCTGGCGCTGGGCTTCGACCCCGAGGACGGCGAGCTGTACCGCCAGTCGGAGAACCGCGCGGTTCAGGACCTGGCCTTCGAGCTCGGCGCCGAGGCCAACTTCTCGGAGCTACAGGCGATCTACGACTTCGACGGCGAGACCGACGTCTCCCACATGCAGAGCGTCGTCACGCAGATGGCCGACATCCTCTATCCCCAGCTAGAGGAGCCCAAGCCGACGGTCATCCCGGTCGGCCCGGACCAGGACCCGCACATGCGGCTCGCCCGGGACCTGGCCGCCCGGATGCGCTACTTCGGCGTCACCGAGGCCTACGCCAGCTTCGAACTCGACGAGGAAGAGCGGCCGCTGGTCGCCGAGGCCTACGAGGCGCTCGGTGCGGACGCCGACGAGGACGACCGGGTCCGCTGCGAGGACGCCGCCGACTGGCTCCGCGAGCACGTCGACCCGGGAGACGCCCGTCAGCGCGCCGTCGAGAAACTCGACAACGCCGGGAAGGAGCCGCTCCGCCCGCGGACGCGCATCCTGAACCGCAACGCCACCGAGGAGGCCTTCGACGCCCTGATCGAGGCCGTCGAGGGCGAGAAGCGCGTCTACGAGGCCCACGTCGACGCCTTCGACCTCTCCCGCGAGGCGGCCGACGAGCTGGCCCGCGAGGTCGAACTCGACCACGGCGGCTACGGCTTCCTGCCGCCGTCGTCGATCTACCACCGCTTCATGACCGGCCTCACGGGCGGCAAGATGTCCTCCTCGATCCCGGCGAGCCACATCAGCCTCATCGACGACCCCGAGGACGGCTACGACAAGGTCATGTCGGCGACCACGGCCGGCCGGGAGACCGCCGAGAAGCAGCGGGAGCTGGGCGGCGAGGCCGAGGAGTGTCCCGTCTACGAGCTGTACGCCTACCTGCTGGCCGGCGACGACGACGAGTTCGCCAGGGAGGTCTACGACGAGTGCGTCGGCGGCGAGCGCCTCTGCGGCGGGTGCAAGGAGCAGGCCGCGGAGCTGATGGAGGAGTTCCTCGAGGAGCACCAGGAGAAGCGCGCCGAGTGGGAGGACCGACTCGACGAACTGGACATCCAGCTCGACTCGGACCGGTAA
- a CDS encoding DUF7344 domain-containing protein: protein MVDLGTKARSRSDESTGDVSYDDGFQLLSNHRRRYALQYLYRNGESATLGELAERIAAWENEISVTEVSSSERKRVYTSLQQIHLPRMDDMDVVEYDDRSGTVELGPAADDLDVYMEIVAGRDVPWSQFYLGLGVVNTVLLGVVAFDVVAHPLTDGAWGLFAATTALVASVVHTYYNRTEMRLQVHDSPPEVDR from the coding sequence ATGGTCGATCTCGGTACGAAAGCACGGTCTCGAAGCGACGAGAGTACGGGAGACGTCTCCTACGACGACGGCTTCCAGTTACTCAGCAACCACCGCCGACGCTACGCGCTCCAGTACCTCTACCGGAACGGGGAGTCGGCGACACTCGGCGAGCTCGCGGAGCGGATCGCGGCCTGGGAGAACGAGATCAGCGTGACGGAGGTCTCCTCGAGCGAGCGAAAGCGGGTCTACACATCGCTCCAACAGATCCATCTCCCGCGGATGGACGACATGGACGTAGTCGAATACGACGACCGCTCGGGAACCGTCGAACTCGGGCCGGCCGCAGACGACCTCGACGTCTACATGGAGATCGTCGCGGGGCGCGACGTCCCGTGGAGCCAGTTCTACCTCGGACTCGGGGTCGTGAACACGGTGCTGCTCGGCGTCGTCGCGTTCGACGTCGTCGCGCACCCGCTGACGGACGGGGCGTGGGGGCTGTTCGCCGCCACGACGGCCCTCGTCGCGTCCGTCGTCCACACGTACTACAACCGGACGGAGATGCGCCTCCAGGTGCACGACAGCCCACCGGAAGTCGATCGATGA
- a CDS encoding DUF1102 domain-containing protein — MERRKFIATVGSLAAGSAAAVGTGAFTSVTASRNVDVKVANDASAYLRLEGTGGPNTHYVTEDGSGGTLTIDLSSDNETSAGGQGVNLDAVTQIDELFDVENQGTQEVEVTIDKTGANSDLVEFHASNSYDDEIGSSADNGVTLGPGDSVTVSVQIDTEGENLSDGDQLLDSVTFNADAT, encoded by the coding sequence ATGGAACGACGCAAATTCATCGCGACTGTTGGATCACTCGCCGCCGGCTCGGCGGCCGCAGTAGGTACTGGCGCGTTCACGAGCGTCACGGCGTCCCGGAACGTCGATGTGAAGGTCGCTAACGACGCGTCCGCGTACCTCCGTCTCGAAGGTACCGGCGGACCCAACACTCACTACGTCACCGAAGACGGGAGCGGCGGCACGCTGACCATCGACCTGTCCTCGGACAACGAGACCAGCGCCGGCGGGCAGGGCGTCAACCTCGACGCCGTCACCCAGATCGACGAGCTGTTCGACGTCGAGAACCAGGGGACCCAGGAGGTCGAGGTCACCATCGACAAGACCGGGGCCAACAGCGACCTCGTCGAGTTCCACGCGTCGAACAGCTACGACGACGAGATCGGCAGCAGCGCCGACAACGGCGTCACGCTCGGCCCCGGCGACAGCGTCACCGTCAGCGTCCAGATCGACACTGAGGGCGAGAACCTGAGCGACGGCGACCAGCTGCTCGACTCGGTGACCTTCAACGCGGACGCGACGTAA
- a CDS encoding signal peptidase I — MGLGFLLGRIAEAVVVVLVIAMIAGQLLGQPAVVGYVETGSMAPTLSPGDGFVAVPAALVGPIEEGDVVTFRAERLHGGGLTTHRVVDETDRGYVTRGDANPFTDQDGVEPPVKDDQIVAVAWQPGGEVLVLPGVSAAVTGIRSALEGTQSVLARFLGTGAVLGTQGIVYLLFAVTGAYYVASARWADGPGRDRTRERDGDVGPRTIAAVGTLAVVLVVTAAMVGPAGTQRIDVVSAEFESPSPDVIERGTTGTINYTVSNDAAVPAVVYFESDDGIDADPSTATVPARATQNVTLSVTAPPETGHYRYFLTERRYLAILPSSLIGALYRVHPWLPVAAVDAVAGGSVYLAFGAALGSGRARDRSREGRSWLRRLRSRVL, encoded by the coding sequence ATGGGGCTGGGGTTCCTGCTCGGCCGGATCGCGGAGGCGGTCGTGGTCGTGCTCGTGATCGCCATGATCGCCGGCCAGCTGCTGGGCCAGCCCGCCGTCGTCGGCTACGTCGAGACGGGGAGCATGGCGCCGACGCTCTCGCCCGGCGACGGGTTCGTCGCCGTCCCCGCGGCCCTGGTCGGACCGATCGAGGAGGGCGACGTCGTCACCTTCCGCGCCGAGCGGCTCCACGGCGGCGGGCTCACGACTCACCGCGTGGTCGACGAGACGGACCGCGGGTACGTGACCCGGGGCGACGCGAACCCCTTCACCGACCAGGACGGCGTTGAGCCGCCGGTCAAGGACGATCAGATCGTGGCCGTCGCCTGGCAGCCCGGCGGCGAGGTGCTGGTCCTGCCGGGCGTCAGTGCCGCAGTGACGGGCATTCGGTCCGCCCTGGAGGGGACACAGTCCGTGCTCGCCAGGTTCCTCGGAACCGGTGCCGTACTCGGGACGCAGGGGATCGTGTACCTCCTGTTCGCAGTGACGGGCGCGTACTACGTGGCGAGCGCGCGGTGGGCAGACGGCCCGGGCCGGGACCGGACGCGGGAGCGCGACGGCGACGTCGGCCCCCGGACCATTGCGGCCGTCGGCACGCTCGCCGTCGTGCTGGTCGTCACCGCCGCGATGGTCGGTCCCGCCGGCACCCAGCGGATCGACGTCGTGAGCGCCGAGTTCGAGTCGCCGAGCCCCGACGTGATCGAACGGGGCACTACGGGGACGATCAACTACACGGTGTCGAACGACGCCGCGGTCCCGGCCGTCGTCTACTTCGAGTCGGACGACGGCATCGACGCCGACCCGTCGACGGCGACCGTCCCGGCGCGAGCGACGCAGAACGTGACCCTGTCGGTCACCGCGCCGCCGGAGACCGGCCACTACCGGTACTTCCTGACCGAGCGCCGCTACCTCGCGATTCTACCGTCGTCGCTCATCGGGGCGCTCTACCGGGTCCACCCCTGGTTGCCCGTCGCCGCCGTCGACGCCGTGGCCGGCGGTTCGGTCTACCTCGCGTTCGGCGCCGCCCTGGGCTCGGGACGGGCGCGTGACCGCTCGCGCGAGGGCCGCTCGTGGCTCCGGCGCCTGCGCTCACGCGTGCTGTGA
- the pheS gene encoding phenylalanine--tRNA ligase subunit alpha translates to MKLPQAQVALLRAADANEDRRIADVAAEADVKPETATGAAFELEDEGLVTVSDEAVESVSLTDEGRQYLGDGLPEVRFYRAAIDAGAADEPADMGTVIGGAGLEGDAVDIALSNFARKGYGRIDSGAVHADPDADPDGDSEARALEAVEDGDAAEADSDALDQLERRGLIERSESTVRSVRLTDDGVTALMEGVEAAETVGEVTPELLTSGEWADVEFAEYNVEADAEPVQGGKEHVLRQTANRVKDVLVGMGFKEMQGPHADAQFWINDCLFMPQDHPARTHWDQFALSNPEEIDHLPEDLVERVRSAHREGVGEDGEGYHSPWTEDVARRVDLRGHTTSLSMRYLSGEQIGDLEPPERYFSVEKVYRNDTLDPTHLLEFFQIEGWVMAEDLSVRDLMGTFTEFYEQFGITDLEFKPHYNPYTEPSFELFGTHPETGEIVEVGNSGIFRDEVLEPLGVDCDVMAWGLSLERLLMLMYGFEDIRDVHGTLADLELLRSEEVVY, encoded by the coding sequence ATGAAGCTACCACAGGCGCAGGTGGCCCTGCTCCGGGCCGCCGACGCGAACGAGGACAGGCGCATCGCAGACGTGGCCGCGGAGGCCGACGTCAAACCCGAGACGGCGACCGGCGCCGCCTTCGAACTCGAGGACGAAGGGCTCGTCACCGTCTCCGATGAGGCCGTCGAATCCGTCTCGCTGACCGACGAGGGCCGGCAGTACCTCGGCGACGGACTGCCCGAGGTCCGCTTCTACCGGGCCGCGATCGACGCCGGCGCTGCCGACGAACCCGCCGACATGGGCACCGTCATCGGCGGCGCGGGTCTGGAGGGCGACGCCGTCGACATCGCGCTCTCGAACTTCGCCCGGAAGGGGTACGGTCGGATCGACAGCGGCGCCGTCCACGCGGACCCGGATGCGGACCCCGACGGGGATTCCGAGGCACGGGCCCTCGAAGCAGTCGAGGACGGCGACGCGGCCGAGGCGGACTCGGACGCCCTCGACCAGCTGGAACGGCGCGGGCTGATCGAGCGCTCCGAGTCGACCGTCCGCTCGGTCCGGCTGACCGACGACGGCGTGACGGCGCTGATGGAGGGCGTCGAGGCCGCCGAGACCGTCGGCGAGGTGACGCCCGAACTGCTGACCAGCGGCGAGTGGGCGGACGTCGAGTTCGCCGAGTACAACGTCGAGGCCGACGCCGAACCGGTTCAGGGCGGCAAGGAACACGTCCTCCGGCAGACCGCCAACCGCGTCAAGGACGTCCTCGTCGGGATGGGGTTCAAGGAGATGCAGGGCCCCCACGCCGACGCGCAGTTCTGGATCAACGACTGCCTGTTCATGCCCCAGGACCACCCGGCGCGGACTCACTGGGACCAGTTCGCCCTCTCGAATCCCGAGGAGATCGATCACCTCCCCGAGGACCTCGTCGAGCGCGTCCGCTCCGCACACAGGGAGGGCGTCGGCGAGGACGGGGAGGGCTATCACTCGCCGTGGACCGAGGACGTCGCCCGGCGGGTGGACCTGCGCGGGCACACGACCTCGCTGTCGATGCGGTACCTCTCCGGCGAGCAAATCGGCGATCTGGAGCCCCCGGAACGGTACTTCAGCGTCGAGAAGGTGTACCGCAACGACACGCTCGACCCGACGCACCTGCTGGAGTTCTTCCAGATCGAGGGCTGGGTGATGGCCGAGGACCTCTCCGTTCGCGACCTGATGGGGACGTTCACGGAGTTCTACGAGCAGTTCGGCATCACCGACCTGGAGTTCAAGCCCCACTACAACCCCTACACCGAACCGAGCTTCGAGCTGTTCGGCACCCACCCCGAGACGGGCGAGATTGTCGAGGTGGGTAACTCCGGCATCTTCCGCGACGAGGTGCTCGAACCGCTCGGCGTGGACTGCGACGTGATGGCCTGGGGACTCTCCCTGGAGCGGCTGCTCATGCTCATGTACGGCTTCGAGGACATCCGCGACGTGCACGGGACGCTGGCCGACCTCGAACTCCTGCGTTCTGAGGAGGTGGTGTACTGA